GCCGAAGGCCGTGCGCAGCGTCGCCGTCGACGGAAGCGTGAAGGCCCCGACCGAGAGCTCGAGCGCAAGGGGGTCGCTCGCGCCAGCGGTGGTCGGGCCGCCGCCCAGGTGCCGCAGCAGCAAGCTGCCGCGGTAGCGGCCAGGCGGCGTGTTCGGTGGCACGAAGACGTCGACCCAGATCGCCCGTGACTCGTGCGCGGGCACCTCGAAGGGAAAGGCGTTGCGCCGTTCGCCCGTGTAGGCGTCGACATCGGGGATCAGCGCGTCGGGCCACCGCCCCGTGGCTCCCTCACGATTCGAGGGCGTTTGGACGTCGTAGTAGGCGACGCGAAAGAAGGTGAGGTGTCGCCGATCGATGATGTGGCCGCGCGGGCCCTTCAGCGCGGCGCCATGCGTCAGCGCGACCGCGCGCAGGGGCTGGTCCCCGGCGATGACGACGATCTGGAACGGCTCGAACTCGTTGCGCCCCGCCTCGAGCCTCGCGCCCGGCTGGAGCGCCGGACGATCGTGGGGGCGTACCTTCAGCGTCGCCGAGACGACGCCGTAGCTGTGGCCTCCTCGGCTCGGGGGCAGGCCCTGCGCGGCGGCGGCGCGCGCCCTCGCTCTCGCCGGCGCCGCGCCTTGGGTCGTCCGCTTCGTCAGCGATGGTGCGAGCGCGGCGCTCGTGTCGGAGCTGGCCGTGCGCGCCGCGCGGCTGGTGGCGCGCGGCATGCCGCCTGGTGGCACGCAGCCGCCCGCAGCGATCAGCGCGCCGACGAGCGCGCGGAAGGCCGCGCAGGCCGAGATGCGGCCGAGGGCCAGGGGAGGAACGTAGGCCTGCCGGCGGGCAGCGTCGTTGCGTTGGGCCACCTCAGCGCTGCCCGCGTCGCGTGGCGTGGGCGCGACGCCGCCGAACCCGGCGCGTCCACAGGAGCAGCAAGCCGAGCAGCAAGGACGGAGCGCTGCCCCCACCGCCGACGGCGCAGGCGCTGCGCGCGCTGAGCCCATCGTCAGCGTCGCCGCTCGGATCCTCGCCCGCGCTTCCCCCGTCGCGCCCGTTGGGGACCGTCACCGAGGCGCCGCCGCTGCCGCCGCTGCCGCCACTCGCCGGAGGCGCCATGCCGGCGATCAGCGCGTAGAGCTGCGCCCTGGCCGCTTCGAGCCGCGCCGGGGGCTGCGCCGTCTCGTAGGGGTGCGGGAAGAGCGTGCGCGCCACCTTGAGGGCCTCGAGGCGATTCAGCCGCCCCGCGAGCACCAGGTATTCGTAGTCCTCCATCCCTTCCCGCAGCAGCTTCAGGCGAATCGATTCGACTGGGATGTCGGTCTTGCCGCCGATGCGCGCCGGGGTGCCCGGATAGAAGAGCGTGCCGTCGCCCGACCCAGAGTACTTGCATTGGCCGTTGCGCGCCCAGGCCGTGCCGAGCTGCTCGACGGTCTCGAAGTAGAGCTCGGCGCCAAGCTCGTGCGTGAAGGCGATCCAGGCGAAGGCGCGATTCTGGATCGCCGAGCCGTCGATCACCCGCAGCGGCCAGCCGCGCTCGCCCTCGTTCGGCGAGGGTGTCCCGCACTCCCCGCAGCCATGCGACTGACACGACTGGTAGGACCAGAGCTCATGCTTCGGATCGGCGACGAGCCAGGCCGCGTAGCTCGCGCGCTGGTTGCCGTCATAGGGCGTGCCGGCGTTCGGTCGCTCCTCGAGGAAGTTGATCACCGGGACGAAGATGTCGACATGCTGGGCGACCCCGTTGGCGGTGGCCTCGCGCAGCGTCGCGGTGAGAATGGTCCTGGCGGCCGGGTCTGCGGCATGGAGGGCGCGAGCGCGCGCGGCGAAGCGGCTCCACTCGCCTTTCCCGTGGGGCTCGTCGACCGGATAGTAGAACAGGCGATCGGCGAAGCCCTTGCGGCGGGCGTAGCCGAGCCAGGTCGCGAAGTCGTCGCCGCCGAGGCGGATCGTCGTCAGGCGGGCGCCGCGCAGCCGGGTCCGCCCGGTGCCCAGCACCAGGGGCAGCATCAGCTCGTCGAAGGGGGCGATGCTGCCGCCGGTGGGTGGCTGAAAGAAGGGATCGTGGATCGTGAAGCGATGGTCGAGCGCGCAGCGGACGTAGCGCTCGCGCAGCTCGAGGGCCTTGCGCTCGTTCCAGCGCGAATCGCACGACTCGGTGCCGGTGTGCGCCATGCACGGCTGATCGAAGTCCATCGCGAAGGCGGAGCGCAGCGAGGCCGTCGAGGGGAGGGTGAACTCCCCCACCTGCAGGGCGATCGGCAGCGTGCCGACCGCCGCGCCCTTCACCGTCACCGTCAGCTCGCCGGTGTAGCGTCCAGCCGCGGCGGTGGCGGGGACGAAGACGTCGACCCAGACGCTGCGGCTCTCGCCCGCGGGCAGGCGAAACGGAAAGGCGTTGCGGCGCTCGCCGACCAAGGGGTCGAGGTCGGGAATCAACGGATCTGGCCAGCGTCCAGCGCCGCCCTCGGTGTTGGACGCGGTCCCGACCTCGTAGTAGTCGGCGCGGTAGAGCGTGACGCTATCGCTGGGTAGCGTGGCCCCGCCGGGGCCGGTGAGCGGGCTCGAGATCCGCGCGCCGAGGCCATCGACGCTGCCGCCGCGGGCGGTGAAGACCACCTGGAAGGCTTCGAATTCATTGCGCCCGGCGAAGAGCTGCGCACCGCTTTGCACCGCCGGACGCTCGGTCGGGCGCACCTTGAGGTTGGGGGTGACGACGCCGAAGTTCAGCTCGGCCGCGCCAGCGGTCGACGCCAGCCCCGCGAGCAGGCCGAGCACGGGCAGCGCGAGCGCGGCGACGCTGGAGCCCGGCCTGAACATCCTCCACCTCCGTGGTCCCGCGATCGGCGGCGCGGCGGCCGCTCAGGTGTAGCACATGCGAGGAGCTGCGGACTTCAGCGCTCATCAGCGCTCGTCGGCGCTCATCAGCGCTAGTTCGAGGCCATCCACATCCGCGTGATCACGAAGAGGCCACCGGTGAGCCCGAGGGTCAGGCCGCCGATGGCGAGCCAGTCGCGCGCGCCCAGCGGCATGCGCCAGGTTGGATCATGCGCCTTGATCGCCCGATAGAGGCTGCCGCAGAGGGCGATGAAGGTCCACGGCATGTATCGGTAGGTCAGCGAGAGAAAGAACGCGCCGACCATCGTCGAGCCGAAGGCGGCCAAGGTCGCGAGCGCCCAGGCGCGCACCTCGGGCTGATCCGGATAGCGCAGATAAGCGACGATCGGGATCTTGCAGGAAACATAGAGCAGCCCGACCCAGAGGAGCATGCCGACGATGCCCAGCTCGGCGACCGTCAATACGAAGGAATTGTGCGCGGTCAGGTAGTGGTGCTCGGTGAACTGGTCGAAGCCGACGCCGAAGAAGGGGTGGTAGCGGAACATGTTCATGCCCTCCCACCAGCACTCCATGCGCTCGATCGAGGACGCGTCGGCGTCCGCGCGGTTGCTGAGCACCAGGTACATCAGCGGGATGGTCAGCAGGCCCAGCGCCGCCACGCCCTTCAGGCGAAAGCGGCGAATGACGTAGACGCTGAGCGCGGCTCCGACGCCCATCAGGCCGCCGCGCGAGCGGGTTAAAACCACGCAGAGCAGGATCAGCGCGCCCCCGATCAGGCCGCCGAGCCAGCGGCCGGCGCTCGGTCGCACGGTGATCAGCGCGATGATCAGCGGCAGCACGGAGGCGATCACGCTCGCCAGCTCGTTGGGATCCTGCAGCGTGCCGCGGTAGCGCACGCGATCGGAGATCGTCGTCGTGCCGAGCAGCCCGACGTGCTCGCAGACGTACTCCTTGCCCGGATCGGCGCCCTGCCGGAGGCAGTCGGAGGCAGTGCGGCAGCTCCGACCGTCAGGTGCGCCGCTGACGATCGCCAGGTTGACGTCGGGCTCCGCAGCGACGCAGCCGAGGGGTGCGAAGTGCTGATGCACGCCAACCGCGGCCAGGAACACGGCCAGTCCGACGAGGAGACGTGCCATCGCATCGAAGGCGCGCAGCGACTGCAGTCCATGCGAGATCAAAAAGTACCAGGTGAAGAGGATCGCCAGGTCGAGCAGCGCCACCGGCGGGTCGGGGTGGCGGAGGGCAGCGCTCAGGGCTGCCCAGGCGAAGAAGAGCAGGGCCCAGGCGAGCTGCGGCGTCGGTTCGGGTCGCACCAGGCGCAGGCGGAGGTCGATGACCATGCCGAAGACGGCCAGCGCCGTGAAGATATAGAGCAGGGGAAGCTGCTGCAGCAGCTCGAAGACCTCGTGCGGTCGCACGAAGAAAAAGAAGACCAGCGAGACAATGCCAGGGAAGGAGAACATCGGCGCGGGCTGCTGGGGTCCGTGGCGCGAGCGGGACCTGGCTCGCGGCGCCGCCCCGATCCTCGGCGCTAGGGCTTCTTCAACGCTAGGGCCTCTTCAAGAGGTCGCGGATCTCGGTCAGCAATTGCTGGTCTGCGGTCAGCGGCGGAGGACCCGCGGGGGCGCTTTTCTCCTCCTGCTTGGTACGCATCGCCCAGCCAAGGAACTTGACGATGAAGAGGTAGAGCGCGAAGGCCACGATGATGAAGTTCACGATCTCGCCGAGGAAGAGCCCGTAGGGCACCTCCTTCGCGCCAATCACGAGCTTCCAGCCGAGGTAGCCCTGCTCGCCGGGCATCACCAGGCCCACCAAGGGCATGATGATGTGCTTGACGAGCGAGCTGACGATGGCGCCGAACGCGCCGCCGATGATCACCCCGACGGCCAGGTCGATGACGTTGCCCTTGAGGGCGAACTTCTTGAACTCCTGCAGCAGGGACGACACCGATTGAGCGGCGGCAGCGGCTGAGGGCTTGTCGTTTGCGGCCATCGTGGAACCTCCGACGTCGGGGCGCGTGAATGCGTGCACCTAAGCTGAGCCAACCTATACCCTGATCGCGCTCCGCTGACCAGCCGCTGACCAGCCGCTGAGCGTCGCTGCGGCGACGTTGCCGGCGGGCCGCCCCCTCCAGCCCCCAGAGCAGGGCGGTCGGCGCGGCGGCTTGCCCAAGCGCGCTGATGGCGGCATAACGAGGCACCATGCGGGGCCTGCACACGGTCGCGGCGTACATCCGCTCCAAGCATCCCGAGCGCTGGCTGGCAGCCTACCTGCGGCAACGCCTCTGCGCCTGGCGCGAGCGCCTTCCCGCGCACGGTGAGCGGCACCTGCTGGTGGCGGTCTGCGACCACTTCGAGCCGCTATGGGCCGCCGACGACGCCTGGGCCGCCGTGCCCGACGAGGTCGGGGCGGCGCGCGTGAAGGCGTGGCATGAGGGGTTGCCTCGCCTCGCCGCGGGCTATCGCGACAGCGAGGGCCGGGCCCCGCGGCATACCTTCTTCTTCCCCGCGGAGCAGTATCGGCCGCAGTTCCTCCAGAGCCTGGCCGACCTCGCCCGCGCGGGACTAGGCGAGGTGGAGCTGCACCTGCATCACGACGGTGATACGGCGGCGGGCCTGCGGCGCGTGATCGCCGCGGCCTTGAAGCGCTTCGCGACGCATGGGCACCTGGCGCGCGCGCCCGACGGTCGCCCGCGCTACGCCTTCATCCACGGCGATTGGGCGCTGGCGAACGCCCGCGAGGACGGCCGGCGCTGCGGCGTCGACGACGAGCTCGCGGTGCTGGCTGAGACCGGCTGCTATGCGGACTTCACCTTTCCGGCGGCACCCGATGAGTGCCAGCCGCCGATCTGCAATCAGATCTACTGGCCCACCGGCGACCTGACACGGCGTCGCGCGCATCACTTCGGCGAGCGCGCGCGCGTTGGGCGCTGGCACGAGGATCGGCCGCTCTTGATTCAGGGGCCGCTGGCGCTCGCGCTGCGGGCCAGGCGCATGCCCCTGCAGCTCGACAACGCGGACTTGACGCATGCCTTTGTCGCGACACCGGCGCGCGTCCGCACCTGGGTCGCGCAGCACGTCCACGTCGCGGGCCGGCCCGAGTGGGTCTTCGTCAAGCTCCACACCCACGGTGCACCCGAGGATACGTCGGCGTCCCTGCTCGGCGAGGGCGGCCATGCGCTGCACCGGGCGCTGTCCGCGGCGGGGCAGGGTAGGGGCGCCTGGCGCCTGCACTACGTCACCGCCCGCGAGATGTTCAACCTCGCGCGCGCGGCGATGGAGGGCTGCAGAGGCAATCCAGCGCGCTACCGTGACCACGTGCTCGCGCCGCCACCCGTGGTCGCCAGAACGGGCTGCTAAGCCGGCATCGCGCTCTCTCGCTCCGATGCTCGCGGTAGAATCGTGCAAAACCTGGACGTCCCGCAGGAGACGCCTGAGGTGTCCGCCAAACGACCACAGGAGGCTCTAACTCGCTTCGCCGGGAGCGCGCGCGGAGCAGAGCGGCTCGCCCTCAAGCGAAAGTCCCGGAGACCCGGTGGGCGCGGGAGCGTCGCGGCTCGCGAAGCGCGTGCGTCAACGGCCGAGCACGGCCAGCAGAACGCCGGCGGCGATTGCCGAACCGAGCACGCCGGCCACATTGGGTCCCATGGCGTGCATCAAGAGGTAGTTCTGCGGGTTGGATTCCTGGCCGACATTGTGCGCGACGCGGGCGGCCATCGGCACCGCGGAGACGCCGGCGGCGCCGATCAACGGATTGACGCGGCCCCCGGTCAGCCAGCAGAGCAGCTTGCCGAAGAGCATCCCGCCCGCCGTCGCCACCCCGAAGGCGATAATGCCCAGCGCGAGGATCTTGAGGGTATCCCAGCGCAGAAAGACCTCAGCGCCCATCGTCATGCCGACGCAGGTGCCGAGGAAGAAGGTCACGATATTGATCAACTCGTTCTGCGCCATGTTGGTCAGCCGATCGACCACGGCGCTCTCGCGCAGCAGGTTACCGCCCATCAGCATCGCGATCAGCGGTGCGGCCGGTGGCACGATCAGCACGCCAATGAGCGTCACCAGCAGCGGGAAGACGATGCGCAGGGTGCGCGAGACGGGCTCCCCTGGCGGCATGACGATCGCGCGTTCGCGCGCGTTCGTGAGGGCGCGCATGATCGGCGGCTGGATCATCGGGACGAGGGCCATATACGAGTAGGCCGAGACGGCGATCGGTCCGAGGAGATGGGGCGCCAACTTCAGCGCCAGGTAGATGGCGGTCGGCCCATCCGCCCCGCCGATGATGCCGATCGCGCCGGCTTCGCGCAGATCGAAGCCGAGGGCGGTCGCCGCCGTCAGAGCGGTGAAGACCCCGAGCTGGGCGGCGGCGCCGAGCAGGAAGGTCTTGGGGTTGGAGAGCAGCGGCCCGAAGTCCGTCATGGCCCCGATGCCGAGAAAGATCAGTGGCGGGAAGAGCTCGAGCTCGATGCCCTGGGAGAGGTAATAGAACAGGCCCCCGGGCGTCGAGCCCTCCGGCGGCGTCAGCAGACCGCTTCCGGGAAGATTGGCGAGAAAGGCACCCAGCCCGATTGGCAGCAGCAGCAGAGGCTCGAAGCCCCTGCGAATCGCCAGGTAGATCAAGAGCGAGGCGATGGCCAGCATCGCCACATGGCCGCCGGTCAGCGACCAGAACCCCATGGCACCGAGAAATCTCTCGAGGTGGGTGGACACAGCCCTACTCCTACTCGAAGCGCAGCAGGACCTGGCCGGTTTCGACGCGGTCGCCGACCTTGACCTCGATCGCCGCGACGACCCCTGCGCTTGGCGCCGCGATATTGGTTCGCATCTTCATCGCCTCGACGATCGCGAGCACGTCGTTTTCCTGAACTGGCTGCCCGACGCGCACGGGGATCTCGAGGAGGATGCCGTTGATCGGCGCCGTGACGGTCCTGTCTTGTGGCGTGTTGACGCGCGGCCGCGTCGGCAAAGGGGTGGTGACCGGGCTGACATAACTATCGATCGTGTGTCGACTCGCGGGCCCGATCGCCCCGAATGATGGTGGGGCCGCCGCCTCGTCGTCCTCGACGACCTCCACCTCCACCTCGTAGCGTCGGCCGTTGACCGTGATGTGCAGCCTTTTCACGTCTACCCCTTCCTTCTGTTGATGGCGCGCGAGGCCATGATCGTCAGTCGGCCCGCGCTCGCCCAGGGATTGCTGGCGCTGGGGCCGAGCAATTGCACGGCGCGGACGGTCACCCGCCGCTGCAGCGCGACGCTTGCCGCGGCAGCCAGCACCACGATGAGCGCCTCTTCTTCTTCGTCTTCGGGCTGCTCGCGATCGCCTAAGTGCGCCGCAGGGTTCGCTGCGGCGGCGAGCTCGGCGGCGCGGCGCGTGCGCCAGCGCGTCAGCCGTCGGTCGAGGGCGCTGAGCGCGGCGAAGACGGTGGCCAGCAGCAGCAGCGCGGCGAAGACCCCGCCCATGCCCACGAGCAAGAGCCAAAACGACTCAATCAAGGCGTCTGTGCGATCTGTCAGCATGACTCTGCAGCGCTCCCGGCGCGATCGGCCAATGTACCTTCCCGTGTACCTTGCGGCCCGGGCGTGCGCCCACTGCGCGGTGACGCCAGCGCAGGCGTGACGGATCGCGCGACTACCTCTCGCATAGTCCACGCACGATATTCAACCCTGGCGTTGTCCGGGGCGAGTCCTTGACGGGCGCCTTCGCGATCAGCCCCGCCTCCTGGCGTCAGGCCGGGGGAAGGCTGGCGAGGTCGATCACGAAGCGGTAGCGGACGTCACCGCGCAGCATGCGCTCATAGGCCTCGTTGATCTGCTGGATGGGAATCACCTCGACCTCCGAGACGAGGTGGTGCTCAGCGCAGAAGTCGAGCATGCGTTGGGTCTCGGCGACGCCGCCGATCAGCGAGCCCGCCAGGCGTCGATTGCCGCCGATCAGCGAAAAGGCGCGCACGGGAGCCGGTTCGGGCGGCACGCCGACGAGGACCATCGTCCCGTGCGGGCGCAGCAGGCCGAGATAGGGGTTGAGGTCATGCGGCGCCGAAACCGTATCGAGCAGCAGGTCGAGCGTGCTGGCGAGCCGCTGGAAAGTGGTCGCGTCCTGGGTCGACTCGAAGGCGTGGGCGCCCAGGCGCCGCGCGTCGGCGGCCTTGCTCCGCGAGGTGCTCAGCACCGTGACCTCGGCGCCCATCGCCGCCGCGAGCTTGAGCGCCATGTGACCGAGCCCGCCCATGCCGACCACGCCGACGCGGTCGCCGGGCTTGCAGTTCCATTGCCGCAGGGGCGAGTAGGTGGTGATCCCGGCGCAGAGCAGCGGCGCAGCACCCGCCGGGTCGAGACCGGCGGGGATCTTCAGCACGAAGCGCTCGTCGACGACGACCGAGCGCGAATAGCCGCCGTAGGTGGGCGTGCGGCGATCCATCTCCGTGCTGTTGTAGGTGAAGGCGGGGCCTTGCTGGCAGAACTGCTCGAGGTCGTGGCTGCACGGCTCGCAGCTCCGGCACGAATCGACCATGCAGCCGACGCCCGCCAGGTCGCCCGCGGCGAAGTCCTTGACCTCCGCGCCGACCTGCCGGACGCGTCCGATGATCTCGTGGCCCGGCACCATCGGG
The Pseudomonadota bacterium DNA segment above includes these coding regions:
- a CDS encoding DUF4091 domain-containing protein; protein product: MFRPGSSVAALALPVLGLLAGLASTAGAAELNFGVVTPNLKVRPTERPAVQSGAQLFAGRNEFEAFQVVFTARGGSVDGLGARISSPLTGPGGATLPSDSVTLYRADYYEVGTASNTEGGAGRWPDPLIPDLDPLVGERRNAFPFRLPAGESRSVWVDVFVPATAAAGRYTGELTVTVKGAAVGTLPIALQVGEFTLPSTASLRSAFAMDFDQPCMAHTGTESCDSRWNERKALELRERYVRCALDHRFTIHDPFFQPPTGGSIAPFDELMLPLVLGTGRTRLRGARLTTIRLGGDDFATWLGYARRKGFADRLFYYPVDEPHGKGEWSRFAARARALHAADPAARTILTATLREATANGVAQHVDIFVPVINFLEERPNAGTPYDGNQRASYAAWLVADPKHELWSYQSCQSHGCGECGTPSPNEGERGWPLRVIDGSAIQNRAFAWIAFTHELGAELYFETVEQLGTAWARNGQCKYSGSGDGTLFYPGTPARIGGKTDIPVESIRLKLLREGMEDYEYLVLAGRLNRLEALKVARTLFPHPYETAQPPARLEAARAQLYALIAGMAPPASGGSGGSGGASVTVPNGRDGGSAGEDPSGDADDGLSARSACAVGGGGSAPSLLLGLLLLWTRRVRRRRAHATRRGQR
- a CDS encoding O-antigen ligase family protein translates to MFSFPGIVSLVFFFFVRPHEVFELLQQLPLLYIFTALAVFGMVIDLRLRLVRPEPTPQLAWALLFFAWAALSAALRHPDPPVALLDLAILFTWYFLISHGLQSLRAFDAMARLLVGLAVFLAAVGVHQHFAPLGCVAAEPDVNLAIVSGAPDGRSCRTASDCLRQGADPGKEYVCEHVGLLGTTTISDRVRYRGTLQDPNELASVIASVLPLIIALITVRPSAGRWLGGLIGGALILLCVVLTRSRGGLMGVGAALSVYVIRRFRLKGVAALGLLTIPLMYLVLSNRADADASSIERMECWWEGMNMFRYHPFFGVGFDQFTEHHYLTAHNSFVLTVAELGIVGMLLWVGLLYVSCKIPIVAYLRYPDQPEVRAWALATLAAFGSTMVGAFFLSLTYRYMPWTFIALCGSLYRAIKAHDPTWRMPLGARDWLAIGGLTLGLTGGLFVITRMWMASN
- the mscL gene encoding large conductance mechanosensitive channel protein MscL, whose amino-acid sequence is MLQEFKKFALKGNVIDLAVGVIIGGAFGAIVSSLVKHIIMPLVGLVMPGEQGYLGWKLVIGAKEVPYGLFLGEIVNFIIVAFALYLFIVKFLGWAMRTKQEEKSAPAGPPPLTADQQLLTEIRDLLKRP
- a CDS encoding sodium ion-translocating decarboxylase subunit beta, whose product is MLAIASLLIYLAIRRGFEPLLLLPIGLGAFLANLPGSGLLTPPEGSTPGGLFYYLSQGIELELFPPLIFLGIGAMTDFGPLLSNPKTFLLGAAAQLGVFTALTAATALGFDLREAGAIGIIGGADGPTAIYLALKLAPHLLGPIAVSAYSYMALVPMIQPPIMRALTNARERAIVMPPGEPVSRTLRIVFPLLVTLIGVLIVPPAAPLIAMLMGGNLLRESAVVDRLTNMAQNELINIVTFFLGTCVGMTMGAEVFLRWDTLKILALGIIAFGVATAGGMLFGKLLCWLTGGRVNPLIGAAGVSAVPMAARVAHNVGQESNPQNYLLMHAMGPNVAGVLGSAIAAGVLLAVLGR
- a CDS encoding acetyl-CoA carboxylase biotin carboxyl carrier protein subunit, whose translation is MKRLHITVNGRRYEVEVEVVEDDEAAAPPSFGAIGPASRHTIDSYVSPVTTPLPTRPRVNTPQDRTVTAPINGILLEIPVRVGQPVQENDVLAIVEAMKMRTNIAAPSAGVVAAIEVKVGDRVETGQVLLRFE
- a CDS encoding OadG family protein; protein product: MLTDRTDALIESFWLLLVGMGGVFAALLLLATVFAALSALDRRLTRWRTRRAAELAAAANPAAHLGDREQPEDEEEEALIVVLAAAASVALQRRVTVRAVQLLGPSASNPWASAGRLTIMASRAINRRKG
- a CDS encoding NAD(P)-dependent alcohol dehydrogenase, with translation MFKTPAYAAHLARSPLAPFTVERREPRAHDVLIDVLFCGVCHSDIHQARDEWSGARFPMVPGHEIIGRVRQVGAEVKDFAAGDLAGVGCMVDSCRSCEPCSHDLEQFCQQGPAFTYNSTEMDRRTPTYGGYSRSVVVDERFVLKIPAGLDPAGAAPLLCAGITTYSPLRQWNCKPGDRVGVVGMGGLGHMALKLAAAMGAEVTVLSTSRSKAADARRLGAHAFESTQDATTFQRLASTLDLLLDTVSAPHDLNPYLGLLRPHGTMVLVGVPPEPAPVRAFSLIGGNRRLAGSLIGGVAETQRMLDFCAEHHLVSEVEVIPIQQINEAYERMLRGDVRYRFVIDLASLPPA